The Deltaproteobacteria bacterium genome window below encodes:
- the hypA gene encoding hydrogenase maturation nickel metallochaperone HypA, translating into MHELGVANEILDVALSEADRHAAKKVTSIRLRVGVLRAIEPENLSFLFGHLARGTPAEGAHLEIVEEPIRVECPACGVSEARAFTFECPRCKGSGVSVTGGDSLSILSLDIED; encoded by the coding sequence GTGCACGAGCTCGGAGTCGCCAACGAAATTCTCGACGTCGCCCTCTCCGAGGCGGACCGGCACGCGGCGAAAAAGGTGACGTCGATCCGGCTGCGCGTGGGCGTCCTGCGCGCCATCGAGCCGGAGAACCTCTCCTTCCTCTTCGGGCACCTCGCCCGCGGCACACCGGCGGAGGGGGCCCACCTCGAGATCGTCGAGGAACCGATCCGGGTCGAATGCCCGGCGTGCGGCGTATCTGAGGCCCGCGCCTTCACGTTCGAATGCCCCCGCTGCAAGGGATCGGGCGTGTCGGTGACCGGCGGCGACTCCCTGTCGATCCTCTCCCTCGACATCGAAGACTGA
- the hypB gene encoding hydrogenase nickel incorporation protein HypB, giving the protein MRIEVERAILQSADEAAAAIRALLSERKIFALNLISSPGSGKTTLIEALLARFDGKGGVAVVEGDIETEIDAERIRKHGVQVRQINTHSACHIQPSRLLSVLREMNLSETRLLLVENVGNLVCPAEVSLGEDARVVLLSVTEGDEKPLKYPLAFKTSDLLVITKTDLLPYVTFDVDRVRRAARAANPAVEIFETSATTGAGMSALLDRIEALRATKK; this is encoded by the coding sequence GGTGGAGCGGGCGATCCTGCAATCCGCGGACGAGGCCGCGGCGGCGATCCGCGCTCTCCTCTCCGAGAGGAAGATCTTCGCGCTCAACCTCATCTCCTCGCCGGGTTCCGGGAAAACCACGCTGATCGAGGCCCTCCTTGCCCGCTTCGACGGGAAGGGAGGCGTGGCGGTCGTCGAGGGGGACATCGAGACCGAGATCGACGCGGAGCGGATCCGGAAGCACGGCGTTCAGGTGCGGCAGATCAACACGCATTCCGCCTGTCACATCCAGCCGTCCCGGCTCCTGTCCGTCCTCCGGGAGATGAACCTGTCGGAAACCCGGCTTCTTCTCGTGGAGAACGTGGGGAACCTCGTCTGCCCCGCGGAAGTCTCGCTGGGGGAGGACGCCCGCGTCGTCCTGTTGAGCGTGACGGAGGGGGACGAGAAGCCGCTCAAGTACCCGCTGGCGTTCAAGACGTCCGACCTGCTCGTGATCACGAAGACGGACCTGTTGCCGTACGTGACGTTCGACGTGGACCGCGTCCGCCGCGCCGCGCGCGCCGCCAACCCCGCGGTGGAGATCTTCGAGACCTCCGCGACCACCGGTGCGGGGATGTCCGCGCTGCTCGACCGGATCGAGGCGCTGCGGGCGACGAAGAAGTAA